The Aquila chrysaetos chrysaetos chromosome 6, bAquChr1.4, whole genome shotgun sequence genome window below encodes:
- the IGFBP5 gene encoding insulin-like growth factor-binding protein 5, translated as MLLRLLVLLGACPGLSRCLGSFVQCEPCDGKALSLCPPPPLGCELVKEPGCGCCLTCALPAGQPCGVYTERCARGLRCLPRQGEEKPLHALLHGTAVCLSEKSYREQAKADRESREHEEPTTSEMTEETYPPKAYRPKHGRLSELKAEALKKDRRKKLTLAKFVGMAENTAHPRVVIPELRQEFELGPCRRHMEASLQELKSSQRMVPRAVHLPNCDRKGFYKRKQCKPSRGRKRGLCWCVDKYGMKLPGTDYLSGDLQCHAFDSSNVE; from the exons ATGCTGCTGCggctcctggtgctgctgggcgCCTGCCCGGGGCTGTCGCGGTGCCTGGGCTCCTTCGTGCAGTGCGAGCCCTGCGACGGCAAGGCGCTGTCGctctgcccgccgccgccgctgggCTGCGAGCTGGTGAAGGAGCCGGGCTGCGGCTGCTGCCTCACCTGCGCCCTGCCCGCCGGCCAGCCCTGCGGCGTCTACACCGAGCGCTGCGCCCGCGGGCTCCGCTGCCTCCCGCGCCAGGGCGAGGAGAAGCCGCTGCACGCCCTGCTCCACGGCACGGCCGTCTGCCTCAGCGAGAAGAGCTACCGCGAGCAAGCCAAGGCCG ATCGGGAGTCCCGAGAGCACGAGGAGCCAACCACGTCAGAGATGACAGAGGAGACCTACCCACCCAAGGCCTACCGGCCCAAGCACGGGCGCCTCTCTGAGCTCAAGGCTGAGGCCCTGAAGAAGGACCGCCGAAAGAAGCTGACGCTGGCCAAGTTTGTGGGCATGGCGGAGAACACGGCGCACCCCCGCGTCGTCATCCCTGAGCTCCGGCAAGAGTTTGAGCTG GGTCCCTGCCGCAGGCACATGGAGGCATCCCTGCAGGAGCTCAAGAGCAGCCAGCGGATGGTCCCACGTGCCGTCCACCTCCCCAACTGCGACCGAAAAGGCTTCTACAAGAGGAAGCAG TGCAAGCCCTCCCGAGGCCGGAAGCGTGGGTTGTGTTGGTGCGTGGACAAATACGGCATGAAGCTGCCAGGGACTGACTACCTGAGCGGAGACCTGCAGTGCCACGCGTTCGACAGCAGCAACGTGGAGTGA